The genomic segment CGGAGTACGAGGTGGTGAACACCGGGGTCACCGCGATGAGCCCGGCCGCGCCGGTGACCTTCTCCAGCACCTCCGGCAGGCCGCCCGCCGGGAAGCCGGTCAGCATCATGTTCACCACGTCGTGCGCGACGTCCCGCAGTTCCACGGTTTCCACGCTCGCCTCGGCGCCTTCGGCTTCGAGGGCGGCGACGGTCGCCGCGCCCAGCCGGTCGGCCAGCAACCGGGTGGACGACGGCTGCCGCAGCCCCGCCGAAACGGTGACGATCCTGGTCTCGTCCATCAGTGTGTCCTCCTGGTTCAGGAAACGAGTTCGGCCTGCTTGGCCGCGACGCGGTCGGCGTGGCTCGGCGGGTTCGCGGGCACGTGTGCGGGCCGCTGCGCCTCCATCTCCTTGCGCAGCACCGGGACGACCTCCTCGGCGAGCAGGTCGATCTGCTCCAGCACGGTCTTCAGCGGCAGGCCGGCGTGGTCGACGAGGAACAGCTGGCGCTGGTAGTCGCCGACGCCCTCGCGCATGCCCGCGTACCGCTCGATGACCTGCTGCGGGCTGCCCACGGTCAGCGGGGTGCTCGCGGTGAAGTCCTCCATCGACGGGCCGTGCCCGTAGACCGGCGCGTTGTCGAAGTACGGGCGGAACTCGTTCCACGCGTCCTGCGAGTTCTTCCGCATGAACGCCTGCCCGCCGAGGCCGACGATCGCCTGGTCCGCCTGCCCGTGGCCGTAGTGCTCGAACCGCCGGCGGTAGAAGTTGACCATCTGCGCGGTGTGCGACATCGGCCAGAAGATGTTGTTGTGGAAGAAACCGTCGCCGTAGTAGGCGGCCTGCTCGGCGATCTCCGGGCTGCGGATGGAGCCGTGCCAGACGAACGGCGGCACGCCGTCCAGCGGGCGCGGGGTCGAGGTGAAGCCCTGCAGCGGGGTGCGGAACTTGCCCTCCCAGTCGACCACGTCCTCCTCCCACAGCCGCCGCAGCAGCGCGTAGTTCTCGATGGCCAGCGGGATGCCCTGGCGGATGTCCTGGCCGAACCACGGGTAGACCGGGCCGGTGTTGCCGCGGCCGAGCATCAGGTCCATCCGGCCGTCGGAGAGCACCTGCAGCATCGCGTAGTCCTCGGCGATCTTCACCGGGTCGTTCGTGGTGATCAGCGTGGTCGAGGTGGACAGCGTGAGGTGCTCGGTGACCCCGGCGAGGTAGCCGAGCAGGGTGGTCGGGGAGGAGGCGACGAAGGGCGGGTTGTGGTGCTCCCCGGTGGCGAAGACGTCGAGCCCGGCCTGGTCGGCGTGCTGGGCGATCTTCAGCATCGACCGGACGCGCTGGGTGTCGTCGGGGGTCTGCCCGGTGGTCGGGTCCGTGGTCACGTCGCTGACGGTGAAGATGCCGAACTGCATGGGGAGCCTCCTGTGGTCCTCCGGCGCCCGGGGTGGCGCTACCCGGGTAAACGTCTCGCGCGGAAGAATATTTCCCGCGAGACGATTGGCTTGCGCGGGGTGCGGGCCGAGGCGTTCACCTGGCTCATCGCCGGGTAGTCCACAAGGCGTCGAGCGCGCAACCTCGAGCGGCGGGAGTGGTCATGGAGAAGGTCGGCTCCAGCGGGCTGACGCCGGTGGACCGGGTGCTGGACGGGCTGCGCGGGTTCGGCGCGCACTACACCGAGTTCACCCGGGGTTTCGCCGCGCACCTCGGCCTGCACTCCACCGACGCGGCGGCGCTGGTCGAAATCCTCTACGCGGAGGACAACGGTGTGCCCCTCTCGCCGGCGCGGCTGAGTGAGCGGATTTCGCTCAGTTCGGGTGCGACGACGGCTCTGCTGAACCGGCTGGAACGGGCGGGGCACATCGTCCGGAGCCGGGAACAGCCGGATCGGCGGATCGTGACGCTGCGGAGCAGTCCGGAAATCCAGGGGCCGGGCCGGGAGTACTTCGGGCCGCTGGCCGAGCACATGGGTGCCTTGCTGCAGAAGTACTCGCCTGCCGAAGTGGCGCGGTTCGAGGAATTCCTGGAGGACCTGCAGGTGACCATGGACGCGGTGCTGGCCGAACAGCGTGAGTGACGCTCACTTCGTTGAGCTGGACTCCTTGCGCCGGTTGGCGTTGAAGCGCGCTTTCTTCTGCCGGTTCCCGCAAGTGTTCATGTCGCACCATTTCCGGGTGCGACTCTGGCTGGTGTCGAAGAAGGCGGCTTGGCACGTCGGTGACGCGCACAAGGCCAATCTTCCGTCTCGTTCCCCGGCGACGATGCTGATCGCGTCGGCGGCGATCACGCTGAGGGCGTCTTCCACGCGGGAAGCCGAACCGAGCTGCCACTGCCGCGTGCCCTCGGGCGTCAGGACGGCCGCGGCCCGCCCCTGAACGCTGCAGTCGTTGAGGACTCGGACGGCGGACGCGGGAAGCGGGTCCTGGAGCGCGGCGGCTGTCGCGGCGGCGTGGATCGACTCCCGCAGTTCCCGGGCGCGTTCGAGTTGGGCGGTGGTGCAGGAATCCACGGCGAGTCCGCTCACCGCCAGCCAGTCGACGAGCCGCTGAGGGGTGGGAATGCGCTCCACGGCGTCACCCTGACGCTCCGTCAGCGTGGCCGTGAAGCTGGTCGCCAGCACCGTGCCGAGACGGAATTCGGGGAACTCGGCAGGCATGGAACCACCTTAGCAGGTTGCCCCCGGGCTCCGGCGGCTGCTAGAACCGTCTTAGCCGGTTCCACGATGCCAGGAGGTCCCATGTCCCGGAGCGTTCAAGCCTTCGAAGCCCACGCCACCGACGCCGACCTCGACGACCTGCGGGCGCGGCTGGGCGCGGCACGGTTGCCGGAGGCCGAGACGGTCCATCGCGCCGGGCCCGGCCGCTGGGACCAGGGCGTGCCCCTCGCCGACCTCGCCGAGCTCGTGGACTACTGGCGCACCGGGTACGACTGGCGTTCGTTCGAAGAGCGCCTCGACCGCATCGGCCAGTTCCGCACCACCATCGACGGGCTGGGACTTCACTTCCTGCACCGCCGATCCACGCGGGCGGACGCCACGCCGCTGGTCCTGACGCACGGCTGGCCGGGCAGCATCGCCGAATTCATCGACGTGGTGGACGAGCTGGCGGATCCCGGGAACCCGGCCGCACCGGCGTTCCACGTCGTGGTTCCCTCGCTGCCGGGCTTCGGTTACAGCGACAAACCGGCCACCACCGGGTGGGGAACCGAGAAGATCGCGGCCGCCTGGGTGGACCTGATGGGAAGGCTCGGCTACCGCCGGTTCCTCGCCCACGGCGGCGACTGGGGAGGCAACATCACCACGGTCCTCGGCGGCCGGTTCCCGGAGCACGTCCTCGGCATCCACACCACGTTCGCGCAGGGCCTGCCGGGGGCGACCACGGACGGGCTGACGGCCCTCGAGCGCGAATGGGCCGAGGAAACCCACCATTTCTGGCGTCACCGCGCGGCATACGCGAAGCAGCAGGCGACCCGGCCGCAGACCATCGGCTACTCGCTCGTCGACTCACCGGTCGGCCTGCTCGCCTGGATCCTCGACAAGTTCGCCGAGTGGTCGGACACCGAGGACAGCCCCTTCGAGACGATCTCCCGGGACCGCGTGCTCGACGACGTCACCCTGTACTGGCTGACGCGGACCGGCGCCTCCTCGGCCCGCATCTACTACGAAAGCC from the Amycolatopsis magusensis genome contains:
- a CDS encoding LLM class flavin-dependent oxidoreductase; translated protein: MQFGIFTVSDVTTDPTTGQTPDDTQRVRSMLKIAQHADQAGLDVFATGEHHNPPFVASSPTTLLGYLAGVTEHLTLSTSTTLITTNDPVKIAEDYAMLQVLSDGRMDLMLGRGNTGPVYPWFGQDIRQGIPLAIENYALLRRLWEEDVVDWEGKFRTPLQGFTSTPRPLDGVPPFVWHGSIRSPEIAEQAAYYGDGFFHNNIFWPMSHTAQMVNFYRRRFEHYGHGQADQAIVGLGGQAFMRKNSQDAWNEFRPYFDNAPVYGHGPSMEDFTASTPLTVGSPQQVIERYAGMREGVGDYQRQLFLVDHAGLPLKTVLEQIDLLAEEVVPVLRKEMEAQRPAHVPANPPSHADRVAAKQAELVS
- a CDS encoding MarR family winged helix-turn-helix transcriptional regulator produces the protein MEKVGSSGLTPVDRVLDGLRGFGAHYTEFTRGFAAHLGLHSTDAAALVEILYAEDNGVPLSPARLSERISLSSGATTALLNRLERAGHIVRSREQPDRRIVTLRSSPEIQGPGREYFGPLAEHMGALLQKYSPAEVARFEEFLEDLQVTMDAVLAEQRE
- a CDS encoding CGNR zinc finger domain-containing protein — protein: MPAEFPEFRLGTVLATSFTATLTERQGDAVERIPTPQRLVDWLAVSGLAVDSCTTAQLERARELRESIHAAATAAALQDPLPASAVRVLNDCSVQGRAAAVLTPEGTRQWQLGSASRVEDALSVIAADAISIVAGERDGRLALCASPTCQAAFFDTSQSRTRKWCDMNTCGNRQKKARFNANRRKESSSTK
- a CDS encoding epoxide hydrolase family protein; translated protein: MSRSVQAFEAHATDADLDDLRARLGAARLPEAETVHRAGPGRWDQGVPLADLAELVDYWRTGYDWRSFEERLDRIGQFRTTIDGLGLHFLHRRSTRADATPLVLTHGWPGSIAEFIDVVDELADPGNPAAPAFHVVVPSLPGFGYSDKPATTGWGTEKIAAAWVDLMGRLGYRRFLAHGGDWGGNITTVLGGRFPEHVLGIHTTFAQGLPGATTDGLTALEREWAEETHHFWRHRAAYAKQQATRPQTIGYSLVDSPVGLLAWILDKFAEWSDTEDSPFETISRDRVLDDVTLYWLTRTGASSARIYYESHNSLDPELRVDVPSAITTYPRDIEKYPRAWAQERYRQIVRWRSPEAGGHFPSLEVPEYFVHDLQEGLAAVLAASRPF